The Methanosarcina barkeri MS DNA window TCGAGTACAACATCGCAGAGTGCAAGCGAAATGTTATGAAGACGTTTAGCACTTTTCCCTATGTTGCTCCAGTTTACGGAAATATCTTTTGGAGCGGGAGCTGCTACTTCTTTTTTTGAACGGGTTAAAAGCCAGGTAACGGTTTCCCTTGAAACATTGAGTTCCTCGGCGATCTGACCGGTTACAAGCCCGTTGCTTTGCAGTTCCACAGCTTTCTGTATTAAATCGTCTATATCCTTCATGCCTCCATGCCCACCTGAAATTTTTATCCGGCTGTATTTCCGGGTTTCCAAATTAAGATAATATTATAATATCAATTATATCAATTTCTTATATCAATTTCTTCAGCTTAAGATTAACTCTTTTACAAAACACTACCTGTAAAAAGAGTGTACGAAAAACATTGAAAAATTGGTACATACATCTACCAGATGTATTAACCTTTATTTTTCTCCAGTACCATCTCAAGATAAGAAGTCCTGATAGAATCCTTTTCTCCGGCACCAAACTGTTTTAGTAATTCAAATAACTTTGCCCTTGAAGTTTCGAGCTCTTTTTCACTTTCAGCCACAATTTCGACTTCAAGAAATTCTCCAAGCCCTTCAACGGCATCGAGGCAAACAGTAATCTCTCCCGCCCTGAAAACGTCCCTTTTTTTACGGACTACTCCGGCTTCCGAAAACCCAAGGGCATGAAGTATTTGTGTTGTGGTGGCCTCGTCTACAGGAGTTTCGAATTCTTCCCGGGTCTTGGAGATCCCATCAAGTTTGGGGCCTTTATAAGTCATCACAGCCTGATCATTCAGGGAACGGATCCTGAGCGCTTCATCGGTTTTTGCAAAATCCCTATAAGGAGCTGCAAAATAAACGTCGGACTGGTTCTCAACTCCAAGTTTTACTGCCCCGATTTTTTTTAGGATCGGGAGGGCTTTTGAATGGTCTGCTCTGACCTTGACCTCGATTTCAATCATAATTTTCAGGCATCTCCAGTTAAATACGGTTAAAATTGGTAAACATTGTGACAAGGTATTTGTAGCTAGTATTTATGACTAGGCACTTTGTCTTCTAGACACTTTGCTTTGCTAAAAACTCACCTCAGTACTCTAAAAAAATGGAGTCCGGAAAATCCGGATCTTTCATGAATCTTCGGGGGCGAACTTGGTGCCGTAGTAGATCATACCACCTTCACCGTCTTCCCCAAGCTTGCGAAATACGGATCTCACCCTCATTCCAATGTGAATTTTATCAGGATCGCAAATTACCTGC harbors:
- the cyaB gene encoding class IV adenylate cyclase, whose translation is MIEIEVKVRADHSKALPILKKIGAVKLGVENQSDVYFAAPYRDFAKTDEALRIRSLNDQAVMTYKGPKLDGISKTREEFETPVDEATTTQILHALGFSEAGVVRKKRDVFRAGEITVCLDAVEGLGEFLEVEIVAESEKELETSRAKLFELLKQFGAGEKDSIRTSYLEMVLEKNKG